Genomic segment of Leifsonia sp. Root1293:
CGATGAGCGCCGCCCCGAGTACGGCTCCACCGCCGACGCCCCACTGGAGGCAGCGATCGAGAACGGCCTGGACGAGCGGCACGTCTGCTCCGCCGAGCGCCTTGCCGATGAGCGCCTGCGCGGCGATGGCCAGCGCATCGAGCGCGAAGGCGAGCGTGGAGTACAGCGTCATGGCGATTTGGAATCCGGCCAGTTCGGAGGTGCCGAGCCCGGTGGCCACGATGACGGCCAACAGCATGGCGATGCGGAGGCTCACCGTGCGCAGGAACAGCCAACCGCCCGAGGTGATGCCGCCGAGAACCCCGGCGCGATGCGGCATCCGCCGTGCGCCGACGCGTGTCGCGTGCTGGCCGACGACGACGACGTAGACGCCCACCATCGCCCACTGCGCGATCACGGTGCCGATGGCTGAGCCGGCGATGCCCAGCCCGGCACCGTAGATGAGTGCGAAGTTGAGCACGATGTTGGCGGCGAAGCCGATGCCGGCGACGACCAGGGGTGTGCGTGTGTCCTGGAGGCCGCGCAGCAGACCTGTCGCCGCGAAGACGAGGAGCATGGCGGGGAGGCCGAGCATCGAGATCGTCAGGTAGGCGGATGCCTCCGCTGCGACATCCGGTGCCGCTCCGAACGCTCCGACGAGCGCCGGCGCGGTGAACCACCCGCCGACGGCGAGCACGATGCCGAGACCCAACGCGATCCAGAGGCCGTCGATGCCCGCCTCCACGGCCCCGCGCTCGTCTCCGGCGCCCAGTCGACGGCCGACCGCCGGGGTCGTGGCGTAGGCCAGGAACACCATCAGGCCGATGATCGTCTGCAGCACGATGCTCGCGATGCCGAGGCCGGCCAGGGAGGCCTCTCCGAGATGACCGACCATGGCGGAGTCCGCGAGGAGGAACAGCGGCTCGGCGATGAGTGCGCCCAGAGCCGGGACGGCGAGCCGCAGGATGTCGCGGTCGACCGGGCGGCGGCTGAAGATGCTCATCGTCGTCGAGTCTCTCAGGTGCCGGGTCGACAGGATTCTCGGAGCCCAGGACCAGCGCTAGGAATCCGTTAGGAAGATTCACAAAATTATGAAATCGGCGTAGCGTGACCCGCATGAACACCGTCGTCGACATCACCGGCCTGCGCAAGGACTTCGGCCGCATCACGGCTCTCGACGGCCTCGACCTCAGCGTCGCCGCCGGCGAGGTGCACGGCTTCCTCGGCCCAAACGGGGCCGGCAAGTCGACCACCATCCGCATCCTTCTCGGACTCATGCGCTCGTCGGGAGGCACCGCCACCATCTTCGGCAGGGATCCATGGTCGGATGCCGTCGCCCTGCACCGGCGCATCGCCTACGTGCCGGGGGATGTCAGCCTCTGGCCCGGACTCAGCGGGGGCGAGGCCATCGACCTCATCACGCGCCTCCGCGGCGGAATGCGCGACGGGAAGGCCTACGCCGCCCGACGCGCCCACCTGGCCGAGGTCTTCCAGTTCGACCCGACGAAGAAGGGCCGCACCTACTCGAAGGGCAATCGGCAGAAGGTCGCCCTGATCGCAGCTCTCGCCACCCCGGCCGACCTCTACATCTTCGACGAACCGACCTCGGGCCTCGACCCGCTCATGGAGGCGGTCTTCCGCGACGAGGTCGCCTCGGTCCTCGGCGAGGGCGCGACGGTGCTGCTGTCGAGCCACATCCTCAGCGAGGTCGAGCACCTGTGCGACAGGGTGAGCATCATCCGCGCCGGGCGCACGGTCGAGACCGGCACTCTCGCAGAGCTGCGTCATCTCACTCGCACGGAGGTCTCGTTCGCGAGCGCCGGACAGGACGCGAGCATCTTCGTCGGCATCCCCGGTGCCCACGATCTCGTGGTCGACGGCGCGAGGGTGAAGTTCACCGCGGACTCCGATGCGCTCGCACCAGTGCTCGAGGCGCTCGCCGCACGGCGGGTCGGCGGCCTCACCATCAACCCGCCCAGCCTTGAGGAGCTGTTCCTGCGGCACTACCACGACGACATCTCGACGGATGCGGCCGCGGAAACGGACGGAGTCGGACGATGACCGGCCTCGGCATCCTGCTGAGGCAGCGCCTTCGTCGCGACCGCGTGCAGCTGCTCGTCTGGGTGCTGGGGTTCGCCGCCCTGGCCTCGGTCGGGCATGCCGCCGTCGCGCAGAGCTACGGCACGGCGAAGGACCGCGCCGGGGTCATCGTGCTGCTCGAGCAGACGCCGAGCGTGCTCGTTCTGCGCGGGACCCCGCAGGGAACGCAGTCCGATGCCTTCCAGTTCATGCTGTTGTTCGCGTTCCTCGGCGTGTTGATCGGCCTCATGGCCACCTTCCTCGCTGTGCGGCACACCCGCGGCGATGAGGAGCAGGGCCGTGCCGAGCTCGTCGAGTCGACGCCGGCCGGGCGCATCACGCCCCTCATCGCCACGGCGCTCGAGGGCGTCATCGCGATCGCCGTGGTCGGCCTCGTGAACACGGGCGGATTCCTGCTGTACGGGGCGGATGCCGGAGGGGCCGCGCTCGCCGGCCTCGCTCTGGCCGGTGTCGGATTCTGCTTCCTCGGCATCGGCCTGTTGGCGGCTCAGGTGATGCGCACCTCGCGGGGCGCGAACGGTCTGGCCGCTGCCGTCGTTGCCGCCGCGTACATGGTGAGGGGTATCGGCGACGCGACGGGGACGGTCGACGCGGACGACCAGCTCAGCATGACCGCCGGCTGGGTGAGTTGGCTCTCGCCCATCGGGTGGGGCCAGCGAACCAGCCCGTTCTCCGATCCGGCCGTGTGGCCTGCGCTGCTCGGTCTGGCGCTCGGAGCACTCGCGTTCGCAGGCGCGCTGGCGCTGCGATCGAGTCGCGACATCGACTCCAGCCTCATCGGTGAACGGCCGGGTCGAGCGCACGCCCGCGCCTCCCTCGCCGGGCCCACCGCTCTCGTCTGGCGGCAACTGCGCAACCCGACCCTCGGCTGGCTGGTCGCCGCAGCGCTGTTCGGGCTGCTGGTCGGCAGCCTCAGCGTGACCTTGACCGGGAATGCGCCGGCCGATGTGAAGGAGAACCTGGGCGACACCATCGGCAGCATCGCCGGGCCGAACGCGCACGGTGATCTCGTCGACGTGTTCATCGTCGCGATGTTCTCGGTGATCGGGGCCATCGCGGCCGTCTGCGCCGTGCAGTCGGTGGCGCGGGCGCGGCACGACGAGGCCACAGGCACGGCTGAGATCGTGCTCTCCACCGCGGTGTCCCGCCTCCGCTGGTTCGTCGCCTATCTCGTCATCGCCGTCATCTCGACCGTGCTGGTCGTCGGGGTCGCCGTGCTCAATGCCATCGTGGGGTCGGCCGCATCCGGAGCGCCATCGGGCACTGTCGACACCATCGCGTCGGCGGCACTGGCTCAGCTGCCGGCGGTGTTCCTGCTGCTCGCCGTGGTCGCACTGGTGTTCGCCCTCGTGCCACGTCTGACCATCGGATTGGGATGGACCCTCCTGCTGCTCGCGATCTTCATCGGCCAGTTCGGCGGCCTCTTCGGCCTGCCCGACTGGGCCCGTGACATTTCGCCCTTCAGCCACACCCCCATCGTGACCGAGGCGAACGCCGACTGGGGTCCCGCCTGGCTGATGCTGGGCCTGGCCGTCGTCGTGGGCGCGGCATCGGTTCTGCTCGTGCGTCGACGCGATGTCGCGCTCGGTGGATGACCTCGGGGACGGGGTACCCGCCTTCGCGGCCACCGGATGCCGCCCCCACCCGCTCCTGAGAGGATGACTGCATGGCACGGGACGAGAAGGGCGTGAACGACTTCGTCGAGCAGTCGGCGGCCGCCATGACCGCCGCCGGCTTCCCGCGCATGCCTGCGCGCGTGCTCATGGCGCTGATGGTGGCCGAGAACTCCGGTCTCACGGCGCAGGAACTGGGTGATCGCCTCGGTGCCAGTGCCGCCGCGATCTCCGGCGCCGTGCGCTACCTGCAGACCGTGCGCATGATCCGCCGCGTCTCGCAGCCCGGCTCACGGCGCGACCTCTACGAACTGCCCGAGGACTCCTGGTACACGGCCTCCATCGGCAAGAACTCGCTCTACGACCTGATCGAACAGCTGGCTGCCAAGGCCGTCGTCGCGATCGACGACCCGGCATCCGCCGCCTCCAGGCGCGTGCAGGAGATGAGCGACTTCTTCGTCTTCATCCAACGGCGCCTGCCCGAGGTGCTCGAGGAGTGGGAGGCGGAACGCCGACGGTGACGGCGGACGATCCGCAGCGCCCAGTCCGCAGTTCGTGCGGATGCTTCGCGCCGAGACCGCAGCTGATGCTGGTGCCGCGCTCGCCAGACCCGCATGGTCGACGTTCTCGGCGCCGACGACGGTCGGTTCAGCTCCCCAGCCGCTTGATCATCTCGAGTTCGAGTTTCGCCGGGTCGAGGTTGTAGGGCACTGTCACGTCGGTGAGCTCGAAGCCCCGGCTCCTGTAGGCGGCGATGGCGCGCGCGTTGTCCTCGTGCACGTGCAGGGCGAGGGTGTCGCCGTGGGTGCGCGCCCAGTCCTCGATGCCGGCGAGGAGCGCATCGGTCACGCCGAACTCGCGTCCGCGCACGTCCGGGGCGACGTAGACGCCGACCAGCAGCGGGACCGGGTCGTCGGCATCGCCCTCGGCATCCGGAAGGTAGCCCGCCATGGCCCCGATCCATCGGCCGCCCTGGTCGATCGCGACCAGCGACGTTCCCCGATCGGTCTGGCCGCGTGCTCCGCGCATGCGCCACTCGGACTCCGGCTGGTCGAGAGCATGCGCGCGCGTCTCGGCGTAGGCGAGCGGAGTGTCTGCGAGCATCTCCAGACGGATCGCCCGCACCTGCTCCCAGTCGTCGGCGACGGTCGGACGGATGCTGAATGCCAGGGTCATCCCGACGACATTACCGGCGCGACGGCCGGTGCCTGCCCTCCCGCGGACGGGTGTTCTACGGCTGGTCGATGATCTGCTTGCCGAGGGGCGCCAGCGAGACCGGAATCATCTTGAGGTTCGCCCAGGCGAACGGGATTCCGATGATCGTGATGGCCAGTGCCGCCGCCGACACGACGTGCGCGATGGCGAGCCACAGTCCGGCGACGACGAACCAGATGACGTTGCCGATGAACGAGAGAGCGCCCGAGGTGGGGGTCGCCACCACGGTGCGGCCGAACGGCCAGAGCGCGTAGAGCGCGATGCGGAACGACGCGATGCCGAACGGGATCGTCACGATCAGGATGCAGCAGATGACACCGGCCGCGACGTAACCCAGGAACAGCCAGAAGCCCGAGAGCACGAGCCAGATGATGTTCAGCAGCAGTCGCATGGTGCCATTCAAGCAGCCGGATGCCGGGGATGTGCCCGCACGCGGCCAATAGGCTGAACGGCATGACCGATGCTCTCAGCTCTGGAATCGACCTCGACGAACTCGATGCGCGCATCCGCCCGCAGGACGACCTCTTCAGGCACGTCAACGGCAAGTGGATCGACCGCACCGAGATCCCGGCGGACAAGGCCCGCTACGGCTCGTTCTACCTCCTGCACGAAGAGGCCGAGAAGGCCGTGCGCGACATCATCGTGGAGTCGGCGGATGCGGGAGCCGACGCTTCCGTCGAAGAGCGCAAGGTGGGCGACCTCTACGCCAGCTTCATGGACGAGGCGCGCATCGAGGAGTTGGGCGCCGCACCCATCGCCGAGCAGCTCGCGCTCGCGGCATCCGTTCACTCCGTCCCGGATCTCCTGAGCGCTCTCGGCTCGCTCGAACGGGCGGGAACCAGCGGCTTCGCCCAGCTCTTCGTCGACAACGACCCCGGCAACCCCGAGCGCTACCTCGTCTTCGTCGAGCAGGGCGGCATCGGCCTGCCGGACGAGAGCTACTTCCGCGACGAGAAGTTCGCCGAGATCCGCGAGAAGTACCGGACTCATCTGGCCCGCATGTTCGGGCTCGCCGGCCTCGACGACGCCGAGGCGCGCGCCGCCCGTGTCTTCGAGCTCGAGACGGCGATCGCCGCCCAGCACTGGGACAACGTCGCATCGCGCGACAGCGAGAAGACCTACAACCTCACGACCTGGACCGACGCCGCTGCATCGGCTGCTGCGGCATCCGGAGCCGACCTCGACGTCTGGCTGGACGCGCTCGGTGCTCCAGCCGGGTCCTTCGACGAGCTCGTCGTGCGCCAGCCCTCCTTCCTCGCCGGACTCGGCACGCTGCTCGACGAGAGCCACCTCGAAGCCTGGCGCGACTGGCTGGCATGGCAGATCATCCGCTCGAACTCCGCCTACCTGTCGTCGGCCTTCGTGGAGGCGAACTTCGACTTCTACGGACGGACCCTCACGGGAACCCCGTCGATGCGCGACCGCTGGAAGCGCGGCGTCTCCCTCGTCGAGGGGGCCATGGGCGAGGCCGTCGGCCGCATCTACGTCGAGCGTCACTTCCCGGCCGAGTCGAAGACAGCCATGGACGTGCTGGTCGCCAACCTCGTCGAGGCCTACCGCCAGTCGATCACCGGCCTCGACTGGATGAGCGCCGAGACGCGTGAGCGCGCCCTCGACAAGCTCGACAAGTTCACCCCCAAGATCGGCTTCCCGGTGAAGTGGCGCGACTACTCCGCGCTCGACATCCGCCCGGGCGACCTGGTCGCGAACGTGCGGGCCACGAGCGAGTTCGAGTTCAACCGCGAGCTCGGCAAGATCGGCAAGCCGCTCGATCGTGACGAGTGGTTCATGACACCGCAGACCATCAACGCCTACTACAACCCCGGCTTCAACGAGATCGTCTTCCCGGCCGCCATCCTCCAGTTCCCGTTCTTCGCCCCCGATCGGGATGCCGCGGCCAACTACGGCGCCATCGGCGCTGTGATCGGCCACGAGATCGGGCACG
This window contains:
- a CDS encoding MATE family efflux transporter codes for the protein MSIFSRRPVDRDILRLAVPALGALIAEPLFLLADSAMVGHLGEASLAGLGIASIVLQTIIGLMVFLAYATTPAVGRRLGAGDERGAVEAGIDGLWIALGLGIVLAVGGWFTAPALVGAFGAAPDVAAEASAYLTISMLGLPAMLLVFAATGLLRGLQDTRTPLVVAGIGFAANIVLNFALIYGAGLGIAGSAIGTVIAQWAMVGVYVVVVGQHATRVGARRMPHRAGVLGGITSGGWLFLRTVSLRIAMLLAVIVATGLGTSELAGFQIAMTLYSTLAFALDALAIAAQALIGKALGGADVPLVQAVLDRCLQWGVGGGAVLGAALIALSWLIGPVFTSSSDVIGLLPPTLVVLGLSVPLCGYVFVLDGVLIGAGDAKYLALTGMLNLVVFAPLVIAVGAWAPHDALGLALLMASFAFGYLGARAVTLGLRARGTAWMVTGAVR
- a CDS encoding ABC transporter ATP-binding protein — protein: MNTVVDITGLRKDFGRITALDGLDLSVAAGEVHGFLGPNGAGKSTTIRILLGLMRSSGGTATIFGRDPWSDAVALHRRIAYVPGDVSLWPGLSGGEAIDLITRLRGGMRDGKAYAARRAHLAEVFQFDPTKKGRTYSKGNRQKVALIAALATPADLYIFDEPTSGLDPLMEAVFRDEVASVLGEGATVLLSSHILSEVEHLCDRVSIIRAGRTVETGTLAELRHLTRTEVSFASAGQDASIFVGIPGAHDLVVDGARVKFTADSDALAPVLEALAARRVGGLTINPPSLEELFLRHYHDDISTDAAAETDGVGR
- a CDS encoding ABC transporter permease — encoded protein: MTGLGILLRQRLRRDRVQLLVWVLGFAALASVGHAAVAQSYGTAKDRAGVIVLLEQTPSVLVLRGTPQGTQSDAFQFMLLFAFLGVLIGLMATFLAVRHTRGDEEQGRAELVESTPAGRITPLIATALEGVIAIAVVGLVNTGGFLLYGADAGGAALAGLALAGVGFCFLGIGLLAAQVMRTSRGANGLAAAVVAAAYMVRGIGDATGTVDADDQLSMTAGWVSWLSPIGWGQRTSPFSDPAVWPALLGLALGALAFAGALALRSSRDIDSSLIGERPGRAHARASLAGPTALVWRQLRNPTLGWLVAAALFGLLVGSLSVTLTGNAPADVKENLGDTIGSIAGPNAHGDLVDVFIVAMFSVIGAIAAVCAVQSVARARHDEATGTAEIVLSTAVSRLRWFVAYLVIAVISTVLVVGVAVLNAIVGSAASGAPSGTVDTIASAALAQLPAVFLLLAVVALVFALVPRLTIGLGWTLLLLAIFIGQFGGLFGLPDWARDISPFSHTPIVTEANADWGPAWLMLGLAVVVGAASVLLVRRRDVALGG
- a CDS encoding GbsR/MarR family transcriptional regulator, whose amino-acid sequence is MARDEKGVNDFVEQSAAAMTAAGFPRMPARVLMALMVAENSGLTAQELGDRLGASAAAISGAVRYLQTVRMIRRVSQPGSRRDLYELPEDSWYTASIGKNSLYDLIEQLAAKAVVAIDDPASAASRRVQEMSDFFVFIQRRLPEVLEEWEAERRR
- a CDS encoding GNAT family N-acetyltransferase encodes the protein MTLAFSIRPTVADDWEQVRAIRLEMLADTPLAYAETRAHALDQPESEWRMRGARGQTDRGTSLVAIDQGGRWIGAMAGYLPDAEGDADDPVPLLVGVYVAPDVRGREFGVTDALLAGIEDWARTHGDTLALHVHEDNARAIAAYRSRGFELTDVTVPYNLDPAKLELEMIKRLGS
- a CDS encoding YccF domain-containing protein, with the translated sequence MRLLLNIIWLVLSGFWLFLGYVAAGVICCILIVTIPFGIASFRIALYALWPFGRTVVATPTSGALSFIGNVIWFVVAGLWLAIAHVVSAAALAITIIGIPFAWANLKMIPVSLAPLGKQIIDQP
- a CDS encoding M13 family metallopeptidase → MTDALSSGIDLDELDARIRPQDDLFRHVNGKWIDRTEIPADKARYGSFYLLHEEAEKAVRDIIVESADAGADASVEERKVGDLYASFMDEARIEELGAAPIAEQLALAASVHSVPDLLSALGSLERAGTSGFAQLFVDNDPGNPERYLVFVEQGGIGLPDESYFRDEKFAEIREKYRTHLARMFGLAGLDDAEARAARVFELETAIAAQHWDNVASRDSEKTYNLTTWTDAAASAAAASGADLDVWLDALGAPAGSFDELVVRQPSFLAGLGTLLDESHLEAWRDWLAWQIIRSNSAYLSSAFVEANFDFYGRTLTGTPSMRDRWKRGVSLVEGAMGEAVGRIYVERHFPAESKTAMDVLVANLVEAYRQSITGLDWMSAETRERALDKLDKFTPKIGFPVKWRDYSALDIRPGDLVANVRATSEFEFNRELGKIGKPLDRDEWFMTPQTINAYYNPGFNEIVFPAAILQFPFFAPDRDAAANYGAIGAVIGHEIGHGFDDQGSKYDGDGRLTDWWTEADRAAFEERTSSLIAQYDALAPLQVPEHHVSGALTIGENIGDLGGLAIAWKAYLISLDDQEPPVIDGLTGAQRFFLSWAQAWQLKARDEEVIRLIAIDPHSPNEFRCNQIVRNIDEFYAAFDVQPTDALWLAEEDRVTIW